A region of Cellulophaga sp. RHA19 DNA encodes the following proteins:
- a CDS encoding 2TM domain-containing protein: MEINTNEDKYTRAKERVKKEKEFYNKVISSAFTVAVVAAINYYVNEFSNPWFLWVVLGLSISLVFKAVKAFNIFPFMGKDWEQKKINQLMKEEEETNKKWR; this comes from the coding sequence ATGGAGATTAATACTAACGAAGATAAATACACAAGAGCCAAAGAGCGTGTAAAGAAAGAAAAAGAGTTTTACAACAAAGTAATATCATCTGCTTTTACTGTAGCTGTAGTAGCTGCAATTAACTATTACGTTAACGAATTTAGTAATCCTTGGTTTTTGTGGGTTGTATTAGGTTTAAGTATTAGCCTTGTATTTAAGGCGGTTAAAGCTTTTAATATTTTCCCTTTTATGGGTAAAGATTGGGAACAAAAGAAAATTAACCAATTAATGAAAGAGGAAGAAGAAACCAACAAAAAATGGAGGTAA
- a CDS encoding LytR/AlgR family response regulator transcription factor: MNVIIIEDEKPAARRLSRLLAELDVTVSTMLHSVEESIIWFNENKHPDLIFLDIQLSDGLSFEIFEQVDVKSAIIFTTAYDEYALQAFKLNSIDYLLKPIDDEELEVAVNKYKNMTASNAKISVDFEDIKKLLVNPIEREYKKRFTVKVGQHIKIINADDIECFFSENKGTYAATADGRNYLLDITLENLESELEPKNFFRVSRKFYVNVNYIKDIVSYTNSRLQLVLNKYNDSEIIVSREKVKDFKLWLE, encoded by the coding sequence ATGAATGTAATTATTATTGAAGATGAAAAACCAGCAGCAAGAAGACTAAGTAGATTACTTGCAGAATTAGATGTAACAGTTTCTACAATGTTGCACTCGGTTGAAGAATCTATAATTTGGTTTAATGAGAATAAGCACCCAGATTTAATTTTTTTAGACATACAATTATCAGACGGTTTATCTTTTGAAATTTTTGAACAGGTAGATGTAAAAAGTGCTATTATTTTTACCACTGCTTATGACGAATATGCACTGCAAGCTTTTAAATTAAATAGCATAGATTATTTACTTAAACCAATAGATGATGAAGAGCTAGAAGTTGCTGTAAATAAGTATAAAAATATGACCGCTTCTAACGCAAAAATATCGGTAGATTTTGAAGACATAAAAAAGCTACTAGTAAACCCAATAGAACGCGAGTATAAAAAACGATTTACTGTTAAAGTAGGGCAGCATATAAAAATTATAAACGCAGATGATATTGAATGTTTTTTTAGTGAGAACAAAGGTACATACGCAGCAACTGCAGATGGTAGAAATTATTTGCTAGACATTACTTTAGAAAATTTAGAATCTGAGTTAGAACCTAAAAACTTTTTTAGGGTTAGTCGTAAGTTCTATGTAAATGTAAACTATATAAAAGATATTGTATCTTACACAAATTCTAGACTTCAACTGGTATTAAATAAGTATAATGATTCTGAAATTATAGTAAGTAGAGAAAAAGTAAAAGACTTTAAGTTGTGGTTAGAGTAA
- the rluF gene encoding 23S rRNA pseudouridine(2604) synthase RluF translates to MKEVQATRINKYLSEVGYCSRRAADKLIDQGRVTINGKIPEMGTKIVPTDEVRVDGELISESKEDFVYLAFNKPVGIVCTTDTRVEKDNIIDYINYPKRIFPIGRLDKPSEGLIFLTNDGDIVNKILRARNHHEKEYIVKVDNIITDDFIHQMSNGIPILDTITRKCKVEKLSKYEFKIILTQGLNRQIRRMTEYLGYNVVKLKRVRIMNISLNMPVGTYREFTKEELKEINKLVSTSTKTYRNE, encoded by the coding sequence ATGAAAGAAGTACAGGCTACCAGAATTAACAAATACCTAAGTGAAGTTGGTTATTGTTCTCGCCGAGCGGCAGACAAACTTATAGACCAAGGACGTGTAACCATTAATGGAAAAATACCAGAAATGGGCACCAAAATAGTTCCTACAGATGAAGTACGCGTAGATGGCGAATTAATATCTGAGTCTAAAGAAGATTTTGTATACCTAGCATTTAACAAACCCGTTGGCATTGTATGTACTACAGATACACGTGTAGAAAAAGACAATATTATAGACTACATAAATTACCCTAAACGTATTTTCCCTATTGGTAGATTAGATAAACCTAGTGAAGGTTTAATTTTTTTAACTAATGATGGTGATATAGTAAACAAAATTCTGCGTGCTAGAAATCATCACGAAAAAGAATACATTGTTAAAGTAGACAACATTATTACAGATGATTTTATACACCAAATGAGTAATGGTATCCCTATTTTAGATACCATTACCAGAAAATGTAAAGTAGAAAAATTAAGTAAATACGAGTTTAAAATTATACTTACACAAGGTTTAAACAGACAAATTAGAAGAATGACGGAGTATTTAGGATACAACGTTGTAAAACTAAAACGTGTACGTATTATGAACATTTCTTTAAATATGCCAGTTGGTACATACCGAGAGTTTACAAAAGAAGAGCTCAAAGAAATAAACAAGTTAGTATCTACCTCTACAAAAACCTATAGAAATGAGTAA
- a CDS encoding superoxide dismutase family protein, producing the protein MKKIIVTLSILFISFTYSCKNQNKKAEETTTTNATVIPDNKESKSLTITLEPKSNSNVTGKITFTQSKNKVAMVANLTGLKQGEYAIHIHEKADCSSEDGKSAGGHWNPTFEKHGKWGDKEGYHKGDIGNFITDKNGNSEIKFSTNEWCLDCEDPKKNILGKGIIVHEGVDDFTSQPSGDAGTRVSCAGIIE; encoded by the coding sequence ATGAAAAAAATAATAGTAACGCTATCAATTCTTTTTATAAGTTTTACATACAGCTGTAAAAATCAAAATAAAAAAGCGGAGGAAACAACTACTACAAATGCCACCGTAATTCCTGATAATAAGGAATCAAAATCATTAACAATTACATTAGAGCCTAAAAGCAACAGTAATGTTACTGGTAAAATTACCTTTACCCAAAGCAAAAATAAAGTGGCAATGGTTGCCAACCTTACTGGTTTAAAACAAGGTGAATATGCCATACATATTCACGAAAAAGCAGATTGCTCTTCTGAAGATGGTAAATCGGCAGGCGGACACTGGAATCCTACTTTTGAAAAACACGGAAAATGGGGTGATAAAGAAGGATACCATAAAGGAGATATAGGTAATTTTATTACAGATAAAAACGGTAATTCTGAAATTAAATTTAGCACCAATGAATGGTGTCTAGATTGTGAAGATCCCAAAAAAAATATTTTAGGAAAAGGAATAATAGTTCATGAAGGTGTAGACGATTTTACATCTCAGCCAAGTGGAGATGCTGGTACAAGAGTAAGTTGTGCCGGAATCATAGAATAA
- a CDS encoding LETM1-related biofilm-associated protein, translating to MNPSASGWIDKFGQVVTNSNVVYTNFNDLYRSLCTTGFIYGIHVKWLQFIPITHTPTEDENAKANLISALYFTYILEYKDYNYANFIKKTTHFYEALDVNSSFFDTIFTGSKASNKLEAILKSRVFLEENLINKTFGSSVTNTLLFVDVLLFKRFLTDEKGIKKYAEEIEYILINLVHHTLNSKQQQKYDERLSYLFIASLSFLPDDYHHFDAHYRARLIDKFTPEVYQYLMDIVCVTAWEDLTLDYQESEFVFSIANDLNLKRKKVKKSIKKVAVFFKENAKEIPYLKDHNLAEKFYNNTSKFANKLILRNSKRLQKELAESKELVALISKSTITNLSVEEKRKVQNQLLDIFKSIPSLAIFMLPGGAILLPIFIKLIPKLLPSSFDENRIEE from the coding sequence ATGAACCCGTCTGCTTCTGGTTGGATAGATAAGTTTGGACAAGTAGTTACTAATAGTAATGTTGTCTACACTAATTTTAATGACTTATACCGTAGTCTTTGTACTACAGGTTTCATATATGGAATTCACGTAAAATGGCTACAATTCATTCCAATTACACACACACCTACAGAAGATGAAAATGCAAAAGCTAATCTAATTTCTGCCCTATATTTTACATATATATTAGAATATAAAGATTATAATTACGCTAATTTCATAAAAAAAACAACTCATTTTTATGAAGCTTTAGATGTAAACTCTAGCTTTTTTGATACGATTTTTACAGGATCTAAAGCAAGTAATAAATTAGAAGCTATTTTAAAATCTAGAGTATTTTTAGAGGAAAATTTAATTAATAAAACATTTGGAAGCTCTGTTACCAACACCTTACTTTTTGTTGATGTTTTACTTTTTAAGCGTTTTTTAACTGATGAAAAAGGCATAAAAAAATATGCAGAAGAGATAGAATATATCTTAATAAATCTTGTACACCACACCTTAAATTCTAAACAACAGCAAAAATATGATGAGCGTTTAAGTTATTTATTTATTGCTTCATTATCATTTTTACCAGACGATTATCATCATTTTGATGCACATTACAGAGCGCGTTTAATTGATAAATTTACACCAGAAGTATATCAATATTTAATGGATATTGTATGCGTTACAGCATGGGAAGATTTAACTTTAGACTACCAAGAATCTGAGTTTGTTTTTAGCATTGCAAACGACCTAAATTTAAAACGAAAAAAGGTTAAAAAATCTATTAAAAAAGTAGCTGTTTTTTTTAAAGAAAACGCAAAGGAAATTCCGTATTTAAAGGATCATAATTTAGCAGAAAAATTTTATAATAATACCTCTAAATTTGCTAACAAATTAATACTAAGAAATAGCAAAAGGTTACAAAAAGAATTGGCAGAAAGTAAAGAATTGGTTGCGTTAATATCTAAATCTACCATTACAAATTTAAGTGTGGAAGAGAAGAGAAAAGTACAAAACCAACTGCTAGATATTTTTAAGAGTATACCTTCTTTAGCTATTTTTATGTTACCAGGAGGAGCTATATTGCTTCCTATTTTTATAAAATTAATTCCTAAATTACTACCATCTTCTTTTGATGAAAACAGGATTGAAGAATAA
- a CDS encoding 2TM domain-containing protein, whose translation MKKAPLSKLERAEKKVKEIKDFYNHLGWFLVVNIVVLIIRFKLFDIFSFDSVSVGKNITVWIDVNMTVMPLLWLFGLTCHGLYVFKDKFQFFKNWEQRQIEKYMEQDDDVKYM comes from the coding sequence ATGAAAAAAGCACCATTAAGTAAGTTAGAAAGAGCAGAGAAAAAAGTAAAAGAAATTAAAGATTTTTACAATCATTTAGGTTGGTTTTTAGTGGTAAATATTGTGGTATTAATTATTAGATTTAAGCTGTTTGATATCTTCTCTTTTGATTCTGTTTCTGTAGGAAAAAACATAACCGTTTGGATAGATGTTAATATGACAGTAATGCCATTACTTTGGCTGTTTGGGTTAACCTGCCACGGACTATATGTTTTTAAAGATAAGTTTCAGTTTTTTAAAAATTGGGAACAAAGACAAATTGAAAAATATATGGAACAGGATGACGATGTAAAATACATGTAG
- a CDS encoding 2TM domain-containing protein: MEDYNQQYRNEKLERAKEKIKELKGFYIHLTVFILVNLFIVGSVIFSSGWNGFLNIGTYFTPFFWGIGLVAHYSKVHGSLPFFSKDWEKRQIEKYMEKEKRESDDFLKKK; encoded by the coding sequence ATGGAAGATTATAATCAACAATATAGAAACGAAAAGCTAGAAAGAGCTAAAGAAAAAATAAAGGAACTAAAAGGGTTTTACATTCATTTAACGGTGTTTATTTTAGTAAACCTGTTTATTGTAGGTAGTGTTATTTTTAGTTCTGGTTGGAACGGATTTTTAAATATAGGTACATATTTTACACCATTTTTTTGGGGAATAGGTTTAGTAGCACATTACTCTAAAGTTCACGGCTCATTACCATTTTTTAGTAAAGATTGGGAAAAACGTCAGATTGAAAAGTATATGGAAAAAGAAAAAAGGGAGTCAGATGACTTTTTAAAAAAGAAATAA
- a CDS encoding 2TM domain-containing protein encodes MFNIKKILKISIYITIVLTIINVLGTISNGFSLTNTLRSVAIGFLYSFVLSCVNSYYFQYISSIYSWEEQPKKRLWLGALGSVVLTLIAFAIVKFIIAIVLFGNSVEQYVNSQTLSPYMIAILISIVVSLALHAYYFYKYIQDSKIKEQKIIAGTASAKFDALKNQLDPHFLFNSLNVLTSLIEEDPFQAQKFTTSLSKVYRYVLEQKNKDLVTVDEELKFAKTYIRLLKMRFEDSIVFDVPEKSSNPDAKIIPLSLQLLLENAVKHNIVSSNKPLHLKVEEVDSMLIVSNNLQEKKVVKKSSGVGLKNIHQRYQMLTDRTVIINKDATEFSVHLPILTKQVSTMETQKVHLDEKRYQRAKERVEKIKGFTYNLVSYCFVIPFLIWLNYQTTDFPWSVFPAFGWGLGLAAHGMEAFGYNPLFGRNWENRKIKEYMEDDKF; translated from the coding sequence ATGTTCAATATTAAAAAAATATTAAAAATAAGTATTTACATTACAATTGTACTAACAATTATAAATGTGTTGGGTACTATTAGTAACGGCTTTTCTTTAACCAATACATTACGTAGTGTGGCCATTGGTTTTTTGTATTCATTTGTTTTAAGTTGTGTAAACTCTTATTATTTTCAGTATATATCTAGTATTTATAGCTGGGAAGAGCAACCTAAAAAAAGACTATGGCTTGGTGCATTGGGGTCTGTAGTACTAACACTTATTGCCTTTGCAATTGTAAAGTTTATAATAGCTATTGTACTTTTTGGTAATAGTGTAGAGCAGTATGTAAACAGCCAAACGTTATCTCCGTATATGATTGCTATACTAATATCTATAGTGGTTTCTTTAGCACTACATGCTTATTATTTTTATAAGTATATACAAGACTCTAAAATAAAAGAGCAAAAAATTATAGCAGGTACAGCATCTGCAAAGTTTGATGCTTTAAAAAATCAGTTAGATCCACATTTTTTATTCAATAGCTTAAATGTGTTAACTAGTTTAATAGAAGAAGACCCGTTCCAGGCACAAAAGTTTACCACATCATTATCTAAAGTATATAGGTATGTTTTAGAACAGAAGAATAAAGATTTGGTTACAGTAGACGAGGAGTTAAAATTTGCAAAAACATACATACGCTTACTAAAAATGAGGTTTGAGGATAGTATTGTTTTTGATGTACCAGAAAAAAGTAGTAATCCAGATGCCAAAATAATACCATTATCGCTACAATTATTGTTAGAGAATGCGGTAAAGCACAACATAGTATCGTCTAACAAGCCTTTGCACCTAAAGGTTGAAGAAGTAGATAGTATGCTAATTGTGAGTAATAATTTACAAGAGAAAAAAGTAGTTAAAAAGAGTAGTGGAGTAGGACTTAAAAATATACACCAACGCTACCAAATGTTAACAGACAGAACAGTAATCATCAACAAAGACGCAACAGAATTTAGTGTGCACTTGCCAATCTTAACCAAACAAGTATCAACTATGGAAACACAAAAAGTACATTTAGACGAAAAACGCTATCAAAGAGCAAAAGAGAGAGTAGAAAAAATAAAAGGATTTACATACAACTTAGTATCATACTGTTTTGTAATTCCGTTTTTAATATGGTTAAACTACCAAACAACAGATTTTCCTTGGTCGGTATTCCCTGCCTTTGGTTGGGGGTTAGGTTTAGCAGCTCACGGTATGGAAGCCTTTGGTTATAACCCTTTATTTGGTAGAAACTGGGAAAACCGCAAGATTAAAGAGTATATGGAAGACGATAAATTTTAA
- a CDS encoding anti-sigma factor has translation MNIEEYIASGKLELYVAGLLSEEENLQIHKDAEQYPEIKKEIEAIEASILALSKSASPKINSGMFTSIKRKLNFTEETKVVQLPKQKTSWATYTGWAAAVVLSAGMLWMYNQNKDLESKIEIVSKEKVDLESKIDNANNSLTETQDLLNTIRDKDIDVVALGGQTISPESFAKAYWNKKEQKVFIDAKGLPEPPDGFVYQVWSLKLNPLTPTSLGLLEDFKGDENKIFALANANNSEAFGITLEPAGGSESPTLEQLYTLGVAASS, from the coding sequence ATGAATATTGAAGAATACATAGCGTCGGGAAAATTAGAACTTTATGTTGCTGGGTTACTCTCTGAGGAGGAAAACCTGCAAATACATAAAGACGCAGAACAGTACCCGGAAATTAAAAAAGAAATAGAGGCCATAGAAGCGTCTATACTAGCACTTAGTAAATCTGCTTCGCCTAAAATAAATAGTGGTATGTTTACCTCTATTAAGCGTAAACTTAATTTTACAGAAGAGACTAAAGTTGTACAATTACCTAAACAAAAAACCAGCTGGGCAACTTATACTGGTTGGGCTGCTGCTGTGGTTTTATCTGCAGGTATGTTGTGGATGTACAACCAGAATAAAGATTTAGAGTCTAAGATCGAAATAGTTTCAAAAGAGAAAGTAGACTTAGAATCTAAAATTGACAATGCAAATAATTCTTTAACTGAAACACAAGATTTATTAAATACAATTAGAGATAAAGATATAGATGTTGTTGCTTTAGGAGGACAAACAATTTCTCCAGAGTCATTTGCAAAAGCATATTGGAACAAAAAGGAACAAAAAGTATTTATAGATGCTAAAGGATTACCAGAGCCACCAGATGGTTTTGTTTACCAAGTGTGGTCTTTAAAACTTAATCCTTTAACACCAACTAGCTTAGGATTACTTGAAGACTTTAAGGGAGATGAAAATAAAATATTTGCTTTAGCAAATGCCAACAATTCAGAAGCCTTTGGTATTACCTTAGAACCTGCAGGTGGTAGCGAGTCTCCTACACTGGAGCAATTATACACTTTAGGTGTAGCCGCTAGTTCTTAA
- a CDS encoding endonuclease/exonuclease/phosphatase family protein: MSKKFIVALVFAFATNTVISQAIKAMTYNIKYDNTRDTINNWNYRKDKMVELIQHYNPSFLGIQEGLHNQVNHLNINLPNYNYIGVGRDDGKEKGEYSAIYYNNDFKLITSNTFWLSTTPNKISVGWDAAMERICTYGLFQHKKTKQYYWVFNAHFDHIGVEARKNSAKLIVEKIKTLNTKNYPVILMGDFNVTPTTEAITTITNYIPDSYSVSKTAPYGPKGTFNGFTDRILTKRIDYIFAKHLNVLSVTIIDDRLDNNKHISDHLPVLATVIKE; the protein is encoded by the coding sequence ATGAGTAAAAAATTTATAGTAGCGCTAGTTTTTGCATTTGCAACAAATACAGTTATTAGTCAGGCAATAAAAGCAATGACTTACAATATAAAGTATGATAATACTAGAGACACTATAAATAATTGGAACTACCGAAAAGATAAAATGGTAGAGTTAATACAACATTACAATCCTTCTTTTTTAGGTATTCAAGAGGGTTTACACAACCAAGTTAACCACCTAAACATTAATTTACCTAACTATAATTACATAGGTGTTGGCAGAGATGATGGCAAAGAAAAAGGAGAATACAGCGCTATTTATTATAATAATGACTTTAAGCTTATAACTTCAAATACATTTTGGCTATCTACAACACCTAATAAAATATCTGTTGGTTGGGATGCCGCAATGGAACGTATTTGTACGTACGGTTTATTTCAACATAAAAAAACAAAACAGTATTACTGGGTTTTTAATGCACATTTTGACCATATTGGTGTAGAAGCCCGTAAAAATTCTGCTAAGTTAATTGTAGAAAAAATTAAGACCCTAAACACAAAAAACTACCCAGTTATTTTAATGGGAGATTTTAATGTAACTCCTACAACAGAAGCCATTACTACAATTACAAACTACATACCAGATAGTTACAGCGTAAGTAAAACAGCTCCATACGGTCCTAAAGGAACTTTTAATGGATTTACAGATCGTATCTTAACAAAGAGAATAGATTATATTTTTGCAAAACACTTAAATGTATTGTCTGTAACAATTATAGATGATAGGTTAGATAATAACAAACATATATCAGACCATTTACCCGTATTAGCAACAGTAATAAAAGAATAA
- a CDS encoding FMN-binding negative transcriptional regulator, with product MYIPPSYQNNNTEEVKTFIKNNSFGILVNQTNGKPWATHIPLELQTKNGKDILVGHIAKANPQWHNFKQTPEVLCIFNGPHSYVSSSWYKDEEVPTWNYIAVHVYGKITIVDQDSAMEGLHNLVDKYEQASECPLHLDNLSKGTLAQVKGIVAFEIEITDIQATYKLSQTREEDKPKIIEELEKRDPSAKEIAKHMKK from the coding sequence ATGTATATACCGCCAAGCTACCAAAACAATAACACAGAAGAAGTTAAAACCTTTATTAAAAACAATAGTTTTGGCATACTAGTTAACCAAACTAACGGTAAACCTTGGGCTACACACATACCGTTAGAGTTGCAAACAAAAAACGGAAAAGATATACTTGTAGGTCATATTGCAAAAGCCAATCCGCAATGGCATAATTTTAAACAAACACCAGAAGTACTTTGTATTTTTAATGGCCCACACAGTTATGTATCATCATCATGGTATAAAGACGAGGAAGTACCTACCTGGAACTATATTGCTGTACACGTTTATGGCAAAATTACCATTGTAGACCAAGACTCCGCTATGGAAGGATTACATAATTTGGTTGATAAGTATGAACAAGCATCAGAATGTCCGTTACATTTAGACAACCTATCTAAAGGCACATTAGCACAAGTAAAAGGTATTGTTGCTTTTGAGATTGAAATTACAGACATACAAGCTACCTACAAACTCTCGCAAACACGAGAAGAAGACAAACCAAAAATAATTGAAGAGTTAGAAAAAAGAGATCCAAGTGCCAAAGAAATTGCCAAACATATGAAAAAATAA
- a CDS encoding tetratricopeptide repeat protein, with protein MKNIALFSLLITLASCNLEGNTVITNAKDYNAFLKVDAKKTTSRKYELWNSKIKPDSMQIVSFGMVAQEYNRYFKNTGKIEYLKKAEQCLARAVDVAAVNKADFYRSLGRNYISQHRFKEALEMALAAQKMGSGVAQTHSLLFDVYMELGEYKKAEENLLSLKDKNSFGYLIRIAKWKDYKGDLDATIVYMEKAKQLAEMSNNTNLKVWSYTNIADYYGHAGRIKDSYKYYLKSLELEPHNAYAKKGIAWIAFSYERNPTEALRILNAITKNYSTPDYYLLKAEIAEYQENKTEKLKNMDRYIKAVKNPAYGAMYNAYNVNFYLDYTDLYGKALEIAKEEISNRKTPESYMLLAHSFYKKGDVSNAVNIIKEHIEGKTFEPHILYNVAEIYKAAGDTEKVKELKTELTGAIYELGPNMEKKITSL; from the coding sequence ATGAAAAATATAGCCTTATTTTCCCTTTTAATTACGCTTGCTTCTTGTAATTTAGAAGGTAATACAGTAATTACAAATGCCAAAGATTATAACGCTTTTTTAAAGGTTGATGCAAAAAAAACAACTTCAAGAAAATATGAGTTATGGAACTCAAAAATAAAGCCAGACAGTATGCAAATTGTCAGTTTTGGTATGGTTGCACAAGAGTACAACAGGTACTTTAAAAACACGGGTAAAATAGAATATCTTAAAAAGGCAGAACAATGTTTAGCAAGAGCCGTAGATGTTGCAGCAGTTAATAAAGCAGATTTTTACAGATCGTTGGGTCGTAATTATATTTCTCAGCATAGGTTTAAAGAAGCTTTAGAAATGGCACTAGCAGCCCAAAAAATGGGAAGTGGAGTAGCGCAAACACATAGCCTTTTGTTTGATGTATATATGGAACTAGGTGAATATAAAAAGGCAGAAGAAAATTTATTATCATTAAAAGATAAAAACAGCTTTGGTTATTTAATTAGAATAGCAAAATGGAAAGACTATAAAGGAGATTTAGATGCTACTATAGTTTATATGGAAAAAGCTAAACAGTTGGCAGAAATGTCTAACAATACTAATTTAAAAGTATGGTCTTATACAAATATAGCAGACTATTACGGGCACGCCGGAAGAATTAAAGACTCTTACAAGTATTATTTAAAATCTTTAGAATTAGAACCTCACAATGCATATGCTAAAAAAGGAATTGCTTGGATTGCTTTTTCTTACGAACGTAACCCAACAGAGGCATTACGTATTTTAAATGCAATTACTAAAAATTATAGCACTCCAGATTATTACTTGTTAAAAGCTGAAATAGCAGAATATCAAGAAAACAAAACAGAGAAGCTTAAAAATATGGATAGATACATAAAAGCAGTCAAAAACCCTGCTTACGGAGCTATGTATAATGCTTATAATGTTAACTTTTACTTAGACTATACAGATTTGTATGGCAAAGCTTTAGAAATTGCAAAAGAAGAGATTAGTAACAGAAAAACACCAGAATCCTATATGTTACTGGCACATAGTTTTTACAAAAAAGGAGATGTATCTAATGCCGTAAACATTATTAAAGAGCACATAGAAGGTAAAACGTTTGAACCGCATATTTTATACAATGTAGCAGAAATATACAAAGCAGCAGGTGATACAGAAAAGGTAAAAGAGTTAAAGACAGAATTAACAGGTGCCATTTATGAATTAGGGCCAAATATGGAGAAGAAAATAACAAGTTTATAG
- a CDS encoding RNA polymerase sigma factor — protein sequence MQLETLVIQFQKKDPKAFEKLYNMYAENICGVINTIVKNTDISQEICQDVFVKIWNNSDKYNSSKGRFFTWILNIARNAAIDEVRSKSHKNSKQNLSADYFVSILEDGNNLDSQMDAIGIKKFLVNLKDKCVQIIEMLYFKGYTQKEASEELDIPLGTIKTRNRSCISQLRKNVLD from the coding sequence ATGCAATTAGAAACCCTAGTAATACAATTTCAAAAGAAAGACCCCAAAGCTTTTGAAAAGCTATATAATATGTATGCTGAAAATATCTGTGGCGTTATAAATACAATTGTAAAAAACACAGACATCTCGCAAGAAATTTGTCAAGACGTGTTTGTTAAAATTTGGAATAACTCAGACAAATACAACTCTTCTAAAGGCAGGTTTTTTACTTGGATTTTAAATATAGCTCGTAATGCTGCAATAGACGAAGTGCGTTCTAAATCCCACAAAAACAGTAAACAAAACCTATCTGCAGATTACTTCGTAAGTATACTTGAGGATGGTAATAATCTTGATAGTCAAATGGATGCTATTGGAATTAAAAAGTTTTTAGTAAATCTAAAAGACAAGTGCGTACAAATTATAGAAATGCTATACTTTAAAGGCTACACTCAAAAAGAAGCTTCAGAAGAATTAGATATTCCTTTGGGAACAATTAAGACAAGAAATAGAAGTTGCATATCGCAACTAAGAAAAAATGTATTAGACTAG
- a CDS encoding DUF4331 family protein: MRKNRNLLVVCLLAIVGVVLVAADHIDAPSTTGQTADIADFYAFEPTTGSDNTVFVVDLQTNVLPDLAYGSFDEGVLTEINIDRDGDLVEDLVIQAIPRDGKMYFFGPVEPSSTGLNGEVMVNAPLGSVAISGATATIEELSNGVKLFAGPRQDAFFFDFTQFNAVIGGMAPEGFKASDEATDTFNGANTMSIAIEIPNAMLGTATATNALGLEVYKTWVTTNKK; the protein is encoded by the coding sequence ATGAGAAAAAACAGAAATTTATTAGTTGTATGCTTACTAGCAATAGTGGGTGTAGTTTTAGTAGCGGCAGATCATATTGATGCGCCTTCTACTACAGGACAAACTGCAGATATTGCAGATTTTTATGCTTTTGAACCAACAACTGGTTCAGACAATACAGTATTTGTTGTTGATCTACAAACTAACGTTTTACCAGATTTAGCTTATGGTTCTTTTGATGAAGGTGTATTAACTGAAATAAATATTGATAGAGATGGTGATTTGGTAGAGGATTTGGTAATACAAGCAATACCTAGAGATGGTAAAATGTACTTTTTTGGTCCTGTAGAGCCTTCTTCTACTGGTTTAAATGGAGAAGTTATGGTAAATGCTCCTTTAGGGTCTGTTGCTATATCTGGTGCTACAGCTACTATAGAGGAACTATCTAATGGTGTTAAGTTATTTGCTGGTCCTAGACAAGATGCTTTCTTTTTTGACTTTACACAGTTTAATGCTGTAATAGGTGGTATGGCTCCAGAAGGTTTTAAGGCTTCAGATGAAGCTACAGATACTTTTAATGGTGCCAATACTATGTCTATTGCTATTGAAATTCCTAATGCTATGCTGGGTACTGCTACAGCTACTAATGCTTTAGGTTTAGAAGTGTATAAAACTTGGGTAACTACAAATAAAAAATAA